From one Nocardioides yefusunii genomic stretch:
- a CDS encoding PucR family transcriptional regulator, with the protein MTTLVITPEVRDVMRAKLATVGEAAVNAIIAEVPSYVNALSGHMGENIRNAVSLALGGFISLASRADGTDLRRPGAAALEGAYMLGRGEARSGRSMEALLAAYRVGSRESWRQMASALVENGVDAATIASFAELVFTYMDQLSDASVTGHSDETASSGRIRQQLLDELARSLVAGDPDEILVRAAERAEWEPPETLTAVLLPEAQVGAAMRVVSPHTLRVDDLTGETDRVVLLVPDAPRRLLLRAVQGRQCIVGPPRPWTRVRRSYRRAVRALTLPEANGPSVVDTEHHLAALAVSADVDALRDLRARVLAPLADHTPTAREKLTETLRAWLLLQGRRDAVAEALFVHPQTVRYRVGQLREAYGDALEDPHFVREAIVALGFDHPA; encoded by the coding sequence CGCGTTGAGCGGGCACATGGGGGAGAACATCCGTAACGCGGTCTCCCTCGCGCTGGGCGGCTTCATCTCCCTGGCCTCCCGCGCCGACGGCACCGACCTGCGACGCCCGGGCGCCGCCGCCCTCGAAGGCGCCTACATGCTGGGGCGCGGCGAAGCCCGCTCAGGTCGTTCGATGGAGGCACTGCTGGCCGCCTACCGCGTCGGGAGCCGCGAGTCGTGGCGCCAGATGGCGTCAGCACTGGTGGAGAACGGCGTGGACGCAGCGACCATCGCGTCGTTCGCAGAACTCGTCTTCACCTACATGGACCAGCTCTCCGACGCCTCCGTCACCGGCCACAGCGACGAGACCGCGTCGAGCGGGCGCATCCGTCAGCAACTGCTGGACGAACTGGCGCGTTCGCTCGTCGCCGGCGACCCTGACGAGATCCTCGTCCGGGCTGCCGAACGTGCCGAGTGGGAGCCACCCGAGACCCTGACCGCGGTCCTGCTGCCCGAGGCCCAGGTGGGTGCCGCGATGCGCGTCGTCTCGCCACACACGTTGCGCGTCGACGACCTCACCGGCGAGACCGACCGCGTCGTCCTGCTGGTTCCCGACGCTCCGCGACGCCTGCTGCTACGCGCCGTCCAGGGTCGCCAGTGCATCGTCGGGCCGCCGCGACCGTGGACGCGGGTGCGCCGTTCCTACCGACGGGCCGTGCGAGCACTGACGCTGCCGGAGGCCAACGGACCCAGCGTGGTCGACACCGAGCACCATCTGGCCGCACTGGCGGTCTCGGCCGACGTCGACGCCCTGCGTGACCTGCGCGCCCGGGTGCTGGCGCCGCTGGCCGACCACACGCCCACCGCCCGGGAGAAGCTCACCGAGACGCTGCGGGCCTGGCTGCTGCTGCAGGGCCGGCGCGACGCCGTGGCCGAGGCGCTGTTCGTGCACCCACAGACGGTCCGGTACCGCGTGGGGCAACTCCGCGAGGCGTACGGCGACGCTCTCGAGGACCCTCACTTCGTCCGCGAGGCGATCGTGGCGCTGGGTTTCGACCACCCGGCCTGA